In Pseudomonadales bacterium, the genomic stretch CGTGCACGAACACCGGTACATCGGCGCCCAGGGTGACGCCGATGCGCGCAAGCTCCTGCAGCGACAGCCGACAGTCCCACAGGCGGTTCAGGGCGAGCAGCGTGGCTGCGGCGTCGGAGCTGCCGCCACCGAGTCCGCCGCCGTGCGGGATGCGCTTGCGCAGCGTGATCCGTACGCCACGACGCAGCCCCTGGTGCGTGGCCAGCGCGCGTGCGGCACGTACCACGAGGTTGTCTTCGGTGGCAACGCCCGCGACGTTGCCGTCGAGTTCGATGGCCGTGCCGTCGCCGACTCTGAAGCGCAGCTCGTCGCAGAAATCGAGCAACTGGAATACGGTCTGCAGGTTGTGGTAGCCATCGGGGCGGCGCCCGGTGACGTGCAGGAACAGGTTCAGCTTGGCCGGCGCACGCAGGCTCACCGCGCAGGTCATGAGGCCGGCAGGCTCCACTCGCGTACGATCAGCGTCAGCGCTGCACCGTAACCCGTGATGCGCAGTCGCGTCGGCAGTGCGAAGCCCTCGACTTCCCGGCGCTCGCTCGCTTCGATCTGCCAGCCCGACTGGACGAAACGCAGCAGTGAGCCGTTGCCGAATTCGGGTTTCTCGATCGCGACGCCGGGTTGCGGGATACCGCGCACCCAGTACCTCAGCGCCGCCACCGGCAGCGGCCAGCCCCACAGTTCGGTGACCAGCGCGTCGGGATCCGCATGATGTCCGCTGCGCCCGCGCGTATCGCGCCAGGCGACACCGTCCGTACCCCCATCCAGCGTGAGTCGGCCCGAGCCGAGCGCGCCGGCGAGCACCAGGCGCCACGATGCTCCGTGCTGCGTCCAGTCGAGCGTCGCGGCGCCGTTGGCGGATTGCGCACGCACGCCGAGCTTGCCGCTCAGCTTCCAGTTTTCACGTGCGGTCAGTGCCGCGACACGCTGTTCCCAGTCGGCAGGCATTTCCGGAGTGCGTGGTGCGACGCTGCAGCCGGCAAGCGTCAGCAGTGCGAGCAACAGCAGCCCGCGCAGTGCGTTCATGGTGGCAGCTCCGCACCGAGGCGGCGCATGGTGTCGCGGATCAGGCGACTGTCGGGCCTGGCCTCGAGCCCCTTGCTCCAGATCGCCTGTGCCTCGTCGTGTCGGCCGTCGACCCACAGCACTTCGCCGAGATGTGCCGCAACTTCATGGTCCGGGAACGCGTCGAAGGCACGCTGCAGTTGTGCGAGCGCCTCGCTGCGCCGACCGAGGCGATAAAGCACCCAGCCGCGGCTGTCGATGATCGCCGGGTCGTCGGGGCGCAGCGCCAGCGCCTGCTCGATCAGTTGCAGCGCTTCCGTGTAACGGTTCGTCAGGTTTGCCAGCGAGTAGCCGAGCGCATTCAGCGCCATCGCGTTCTGCGGGTCGAGGCGCAGCAGGTGGCGCAGGTCGCGCTCGAGTGCCGGCACGTCGCCGCGCCGCTCGCTGACCAGCGAGCGCGCGTAGAGCAGCTCCGGTTCGTCCGGCCGTGTGGCGAGTGCCGCATCGAGCAGGCGTGCGGCTCCGCCGATGTCGTCGTGTTCGAGACGCAACTGCGACTCCAGCAGCGTGAGCGCCAGCGCCGCAGCGCTCCAGCGGGTGCGCTGCGCAGCGAGCGCGCTGCCGAGGGCGTCGAGTCCACGGCTTTCGATCAGCAGTTCGGACGCGCGCGTCACGGCAGCCATGAATACCGGGCCGGGCTGGATCTCCAGGTAGTGCCGGATCGCTTCCTCGACGTCCTCTCGCCGTTCGGCTTCCTGCGCCAGGTAGAAATGTGCGGCGCTCACGTGGCTGCCTTCTGCGAGCAGCGTATTCAGCTCCTCGCTCATGCGGTCGAACTGCCCGGATTCACGGTAAACCAGCGCCAGCGCGAGGCGTGCCTCGGCGTCCGCCGGATCCTGTTCGAGCAGTACGCGGAACTGGCGCTTGGCTCCCGGGAGGTCCGATCGGGCCAGCAGGCGCGCGTAGCTCAGGCGCAAACGCCGATCGTCGGGGTGACGTTCCAGGGCGCTTTCGATCGCCGCGTTGCCGGTCTGCGCATCGCCGAGGTCGTGGCGCACCTGCGCGCTCAGCATCAGCGCCTGGGAATTGTCCGGATCGTCGGCGAGCACGCGTGCAGTACAGGCGAGTGCCTCGTCATAGCGCTGCAGGCTGTGCAGCAGCAGGCCGGTGGCGACCAGCACGTCGGCGCTCTGCTCCTGGCGTTGCTGCAGTGCCTCCAGCATGTCCTTCCGCTCGTCTGCCGGGAGGTCGAGCGCGCTGGCAGCGATTCCCGCAAAGTTGGTCGGAGTACTCGCGGCATCGAGTCCGGACATGCGAACGAAGGCCTCGCGCGCCCGACCGGCGCGCGCGAGCGCGGTGGCGGCAGTGAACTGCGCCTCGACGTTCGCCGGCTCCAGCTCGCTCCACAGCAGCGCGGCCTGCAGCGTTGCCTCTTCGGCGCCCAGGAAACGCGCCAGGCGGGTGGCGCGTGCGGCGACTCCGGCGTCGCGCGTCTGCTGTGCCTGCACAAGGTAGTTCTTCAGCGCAAGCTCCAGCGCGCCGCGGTGGAGCGCGAACTCCGCGACCAGCAGACCGTACAGGGCGTCGCGCGGAAACGGACGCACCACGGTCGGTGTCGTGTCGGCTGCGGTCTCGGCAGGTGGTGCAGCCGGTTCGATCTCGACGGGTGGATGCGCTGCGCACGCGGCCAGCAGTACGGCAAGTGCAACGACGACGATGGCACGGCCCGGGCGGAACCGGAACGACGGGGGATGAGTCGGCGTGCTCATAAGGTGGCGCATCAGGGGGGGCGGCTTGCTGCGGTGAGGCGCCATCATCGCCGGATTCTGCACAATTTGCCTGTGAATTGATACACTTCCCGCCCGTTCCGGATCCCTGTCCCGCCCCGTTGGAGTGTCGCTCGTGGCCTGTGGCACCTGCGCGGGGGAGTAGCTTTTCATTCATGAGTTTGCTGGTCGTCGGACTGAACCACACCACTGCGCCGGTCGCGGTGCGTGAACGCGTGGCGTTTGCCGAGGAGCAGGTGCCCGAGGCGCTGCAGCGTGCCTGCGAGTTCGGTGGAGCCACCGAAGTCGTGATCCTCTCGACCTGCAATCGTACCGAACTGATCGCCAGTACCGGGCCTGATGCCGTGGCCGAGGAGCGCCTGGTCGACTGGTTCGTAGGCTCCCATCATGTCGCGCGCGCGGAGGTGGAATGCTGCCTGTACCGCCTGCGCGATGCCGACGCCGTGCGCCACCTGATCGAGGTGGCGTGTGGTCTCGATTCGATGGTGATCGGGGAGCCGCAGATCTTCGGGCAGATCAAGATGGCGTACGCGACGGCGCGTCACAGCGGTTCGGTAGGGCCCGAGCTGTCGCGAGCGATGAGTCATGTGTTCACGATCGCCAAGCAGGTGCGCAGCGAGACGGCGATCGGCCAGAATCCGGTCTCGGTGGCATTTGCTGCCGTCAAGCTGGCACGCCACATCTTCACCGACCTTGCTTCGACCACGGCGTTGCTGATCGGTGCTGGCGAGACGATCGAGCTCGTCGCCCGTCACCTCACCGAGGCGGGCGTGACGCGGCTGGTCGTTGCCAACCGCACGCTGGCGCGTGCCGAACAGATCACCGACCGCTTCGGCGGCGAGCCGATCCTGCTGGCCGAAATCCCGGCTTCGCTGGCGCGCGCGGACATCGTGATCAGCTCGACTGCGAGCCAGTTGCCGATCATCGGCAAGGGAACCGTGGAACAGGCGATCCGCCGCCGTCGTCACAAGCCGATCTTCATGGTCGACATCGCGGTGCCGCGTGACATCGAGCCGCAGGTGGGCGAGCTGTCGGATGTCTATCTGTACAGCGTCGATGATCTCGAGCAGATCATCGACGACAATCGGCGTGCGCGCGAAGGCGAGGCGCAGCGTGCGGCGCTGATCGTGGCGGCCGGCGTGGACAGCTGGCTGCGCGATTGTCGCAGCCTGGACGCCGTCAATACGCTGCGCGACTACCGCACGCACGCCGAAGCGCTGCGTGATCGCGAGCTGGAGCGGGCGTTGCGCCAGTTGCGTGCGGGCGGGGACGCCACCCAGGTGCTGACGCTGATGGCGCGCAGCCTCACCAACAAACTGTTGCACGAACCGACGGTGCAGTTGCGCCGTGCTGCGGCCGAGGGGCGCGCCGAAGTCATCGGCTGGAGCCGACGCCTGTTCGGGCTGAACGAGGAGCCGGGTGACGGCGGTCGCGAGGGGTCATGAAACAGTCGCTGTACCTCAGGCTCGAAGGACTCGAGGAGCGTTGCCAGGAACTCACCGCCCTGCTCGCCGAGGCGGATACGATCGCCGACCAGGAGCGGTTTCGCTTGCTCGGGCGCGAATACGCGGAAATCGAACCGGTGGCACAGGCTTTCGCACGCTACCGCAAGGTGCTGGCCGATATCGACGCGGCGCAACTGCTCGCGCGTGACGCCGACCCCGAGCTGCGTGCCCTGGCGGAGGAGGATCTGGCCGCGAGTGCCACGCTGCGCGACGGGCTGGAACTGGATCTGCAGAAACTGCTGCTGCCGCGTGATCCGCGCGACGGCAGCAATGTGTTTCTCGAGATTCGCGCAGGCACGGGAGGCGATGAGGCCGCGATCTTCGCCGGTGACCTGTTCCGCATGTACGCACGCTACGCGGACCGGCGCGGCTGGCGGCTCGAAACGCTCAGCGAGCGCCCCGGCGAGCACGGCGGCTTCAAGGAGGTGGTCGCGCAGATTTCCGGCAGCGACGTGTTCTCGCGGCTGAAATTCGAATCCGGTGCGCACCGCGTGCAGCGCGTTCCGGCCACCGAGTCGCAGGGCCGCATCCACACCTCTGCGTGCACCGTTGCGATCCTGCCCGAAGTCGCCGAAATCGAGGCCATCGAGATCAGCAAGGCGGACCTGCGCATCGACACGTACCGCGCTTCCGGTGCCGGCGGGCAGCACGTGAACCGTACCGATTCGGCGGTGCGCATCACGCACCTGCCGAGCGGTATCGTCGTCGAGTGTCAGGACGAACGCTCGCAGCACAAGAACCGTGCCCGTGCGATGGCTCTGCTGCAGGCGCGCCTGCTCGCCGACGCACAGCAGAAGCAGGCCGATGCGCAGGCCGGCGAACGTCGTCTGCAGGTCGGCAGCGGCGATCGCTCCGAGCGCATC encodes the following:
- the ispE gene encoding 4-(cytidine 5'-diphospho)-2-C-methyl-D-erythritol kinase; the encoded protein is MTCAVSLRAPAKLNLFLHVTGRRPDGYHNLQTVFQLLDFCDELRFRVGDGTAIELDGNVAGVATEDNLVVRAARALATHQGLRRGVRITLRKRIPHGGGLGGGSSDAAATLLALNRLWDCRLSLQELARIGVTLGADVPVFVHGRSAWAEGIGEQLTALALPPRWYLVIRPGCAVNTAAIFADRELTRDTPLTTIAAFLTGGQRNDCEAVVRKKYPEVDRALAWLSAFGEARMSGTGSCVFAAFADAQSAEKTAALVPLGWESFVARGIDRSPAHEALFD
- the lolB gene encoding outer membrane lipoprotein LolB; translation: MNALRGLLLLALLTLAGCSVAPRTPEMPADWEQRVAALTARENWKLSGKLGVRAQSANGAATLDWTQHGASWRLVLAGALGSGRLTLDGGTDGVAWRDTRGRSGHHADPDALVTELWGWPLPVAALRYWVRGIPQPGVAIEKPEFGNGSLLRFVQSGWQIEASERREVEGFALPTRLRITGYGAALTLIVREWSLPAS
- a CDS encoding tetratricopeptide repeat protein: MSTPTHPPSFRFRPGRAIVVVALAVLLAACAAHPPVEIEPAAPPAETAADTTPTVVRPFPRDALYGLLVAEFALHRGALELALKNYLVQAQQTRDAGVAARATRLARFLGAEEATLQAALLWSELEPANVEAQFTAATALARAGRAREAFVRMSGLDAASTPTNFAGIAASALDLPADERKDMLEALQQRQEQSADVLVATGLLLHSLQRYDEALACTARVLADDPDNSQALMLSAQVRHDLGDAQTGNAAIESALERHPDDRRLRLSYARLLARSDLPGAKRQFRVLLEQDPADAEARLALALVYRESGQFDRMSEELNTLLAEGSHVSAAHFYLAQEAERREDVEEAIRHYLEIQPGPVFMAAVTRASELLIESRGLDALGSALAAQRTRWSAAALALTLLESQLRLEHDDIGGAARLLDAALATRPDEPELLYARSLVSERRGDVPALERDLRHLLRLDPQNAMALNALGYSLANLTNRYTEALQLIEQALALRPDDPAIIDSRGWVLYRLGRRSEALAQLQRAFDAFPDHEVAAHLGEVLWVDGRHDEAQAIWSKGLEARPDSRLIRDTMRRLGAELPP
- a CDS encoding glutamyl-tRNA reductase, translating into MSLLVVGLNHTTAPVAVRERVAFAEEQVPEALQRACEFGGATEVVILSTCNRTELIASTGPDAVAEERLVDWFVGSHHVARAEVECCLYRLRDADAVRHLIEVACGLDSMVIGEPQIFGQIKMAYATARHSGSVGPELSRAMSHVFTIAKQVRSETAIGQNPVSVAFAAVKLARHIFTDLASTTALLIGAGETIELVARHLTEAGVTRLVVANRTLARAEQITDRFGGEPILLAEIPASLARADIVISSTASQLPIIGKGTVEQAIRRRRHKPIFMVDIAVPRDIEPQVGELSDVYLYSVDDLEQIIDDNRRAREGEAQRAALIVAAGVDSWLRDCRSLDAVNTLRDYRTHAEALRDRELERALRQLRAGGDATQVLTLMARSLTNKLLHEPTVQLRRAAAEGRAEVIGWSRRLFGLNEEPGDGGREGS
- the prfA gene encoding peptide chain release factor 1, whose amino-acid sequence is MKQSLYLRLEGLEERCQELTALLAEADTIADQERFRLLGREYAEIEPVAQAFARYRKVLADIDAAQLLARDADPELRALAEEDLAASATLRDGLELDLQKLLLPRDPRDGSNVFLEIRAGTGGDEAAIFAGDLFRMYARYADRRGWRLETLSERPGEHGGFKEVVAQISGSDVFSRLKFESGAHRVQRVPATESQGRIHTSACTVAILPEVAEIEAIEISKADLRIDTYRASGAGGQHVNRTDSAVRITHLPSGIVVECQDERSQHKNRARAMALLQARLLADAQQKQADAQAGERRLQVGSGDRSERIRTYNYPQGRVTDHRINLTLYRLPEILEGDLDGVIDPLLGEYQAEQLAALAG